Proteins from one Triticum aestivum cultivar Chinese Spring chromosome 7A, IWGSC CS RefSeq v2.1, whole genome shotgun sequence genomic window:
- the LOC123151160 gene encoding 60S ribosomal protein L31 — MADKKGGAPRKEEVVTREYTVNLHKRLHGCTFKKKAPNAIKELRKFAQKAMGTTDVRIDVKLNKLIWSSGIRSVPRRVRVRIARRRNDEEDAKEELYSLVTVAEVPAEGLKGLGTKVVDDTE, encoded by the exons ATGGCGGACAAGAAGGGCGGAGCGCCAAGGAAGGAGGAGGTCGTCACGAGGGAGTACACCGTCAACCTCCACAAGCGCCTCCATGGCTG TACCTTCAAGAAGAAGGCACCCAATGCCATCAAAGAGCTCAGGAAGTTTGCACAGAAGGCTATGGGCACGACAGACGTCAGGATCGACGTGAAGCTCAACAAGCTCATCTGGAGCAGTGGGATCAGAAGCGTGCCCCGTAGGGTTCGCGTGAGGATTGCCCGCAGGAGGAACGACGAGGAGGACGCCAAGGAGGAGCTCTATTCACTCGTCACCGTTGCCGAGGTGCCTGCTGAGGGTTTGAAGGGGCTGGGAACCAAGGTCGTCGATGACACTGAGTAG
- the LOC123151159 gene encoding uncharacterized protein, which translates to MGAKENGEVRDEKGVRSDYEPSRVSVSSQGEAHGNEDNRAKRGSVVPKKLLKKDTKENSPRMAKSSTSRQVQNKVQQKAPNNTQNRSPKPRKAAVNGARAIEVRRPDIVKIPSRPPSELSEEADDIASEAGTIDDRGNEEAKEIDVLDEAPHCDQSTGTDDEIADIEEKIVDDDKAVLHRRNEELQSKLEKMEQELREVAALEVSLYSVLPEHGSSAHKLHTPARRLSRLYTHASKFWSPDRRASAAKNTVSGLVLVVKSCSNDASRLTYWLSNTVVLREIISKSFGISRQSTPTMTTKNLNGSAHWFDGKSTPRSMPVPWKNNSNGKQTELAIIQTADNWQETSTLLAALERIESWIFSRIVETVWWQALTPHMQTPTEGSSTPKARKVLGPSLGDQQQGTFSVNLWKAAFHDAYSRLCPLRAGGHECGCLPVLAKLVMEQCVARLDVAMFNAILRESASEIPTDPISDPIVDPKVLPIPAGELSFGSGAQLKNSIGNWSRWLTDNLGIDADDPEDEGFDIGNGNDERIGAAEAKSFKLLNELSDLLMTPKDMLIEKSIRKEICPSVGLPLVTRILCNFTPDEFCPDPVPSIVLEELNSESLLERHTAKHAISAFPCIAAPIAYRTPSQLDVEEKVSVAGGSAKLDRRASMVQRRGYTSDDDLDDLDSPLASLFDKSAPPSPSNGAAPFTAQQRGASMENARFELLREVWSERRGSDPVNL; encoded by the exons ATGGGTGCCAAAGAGAATGGCGAAGTGAGAGATGAGAAGGGAGTTAGATCAGATTATGAACCATCTAGAGTTTCTGTTTCCTCGCAAGGTGAGGCTCATGGTAATGAAGACAATAGAGCGAAAAGAGGTTCGGTAGTTCCAAAGAAGCTCTTGAAAAAAGACACCAAAGAAAATAGCCCTCGCATGGCCAAAAGCAGCACAAGTCGTCAAGTTCAAAACAAGGTGCAACAGAAAGCACCAAACAACACTCAGAACAGATCACCAAAACCTAGGAAAGCAGCAGTTAATGGTGCTAGAGCAATTGAAGTTAGAAGACCAGATATTGTAAAAATCCCTTCTCGCCCTCCATCAGAACTGTCCGAGGAGGCAGATGATATAGCTAGTGAAGCGGGAACCATTGATGATAGAGGCAATGAAGAGGCCAAAGAGATCGATGTGTTAGACGAAGCTCCACATTGCGATCAGAGTACTGGTACTGATGATGAAATTGCTGATATTGAAGAAAAGATTGTTGATGATGACAAAGCAGTTTTACATCGGAGAAATGAGGAACTACAGTCAAAACTTGAGAAGATGGAGCAGGAACTTCGTGAAGTTGCTGCACTCGAAGTTTCTCTTTACTCTGTATTGCCTGAGCATGGAAGTTCAGCACATAAGTTGCATACCCCAGCTCGGCGTCTTTCTAGGCTGTACACTCATGCATCCAAGTTTTGGTCCCCGGATAGGAGAGCTTCAGCAGCAAAAAATACTGTTTCTGGTCTTGTTCTCGTTGTGAAATCCTGTAGTAATGATGCTTCAAG GTTAACATACTGGCTGTCCAATACAGTTGTTCTCAGAGAGATAATTTCAAAATCTTTTGGCATCTCACGTCAATCAACTCCAACCATGACGACAAAAAACTTAAATGGCAGTGCACACTGGTTTGATGGAAAATCCACGCCCAGATCCATGCCAGTGCCATGGAAAAACAACTCCAACGGCAAGCAAACTGAACTTGCTATAATACAGACAGCAGATAATTGGCAGGAAACTAGCACACTTTTAGCCGCATTAGAGAGGATCGAATCTTGGATATTTTCTCGGATTGTCGAGACAGTTTGGTGGCAG GCATTAACTCCTCACATGCAAACCCCAACAGAAGGTTCGTCAACCCCAAAGGCTCGGAAAGTGTTAGGCCCTTCTTTGGGTGATCAGCAGCAAGGCACCTTTTCTGTTAACTTGTGGAAGGCTGCATTTCACGATGCATACAGCAGACTCTGCCCTCTTCGTGCTGGTGGGCATGAGTGTGGCTGTTTGCCAGTATTGGCCAAACTG GTGATGGAGCAATGTGTAGCCCGTTTAGATGTTGCAATGTTTAATGCCATTCTTCGTGAATCAGCTAGTGAGATACCAACTGATCCAATATCTGACCCAATCGTTGACCCAAAAGTCCTCCCGATCCCAGCTGGTGAGCTAAGCTTTGGGTCAGGAGCGCAGCTGAAAAATTCT ATTGGAAATTGGTCGAGATGGTTGACGGATAACTTGGGCATTGACGCTGATGACCCTGAGGATGAAGGTTTCGACATAGGAAATGGGAATGATGAAAGAATTGGTGCAGCTGAAGCAAAGTCTTTTAAGCTGCTTAATGAACTGAGTGATCTCCTGATGACCCCGAAGGACATGCTTATTGAAAAATCCATCAGGAAAGAG ATCTGCCCTTCGGTCGGGCTTCCACTTGTAACAAGAATCCTGTGCAACTTCACCCCTGACGAGTTCTGCCCCGATCCTGTCCCTAGCATAGTCTTAGAGGAGCTGAATTCCGAG AGCTTGCTGGAGCGTCACACCGCGAAACACGCGATCAGCGCATTCCCGTGCATCGCTGCTCCTATCGCGTACCGCACTCCTTCCCAACTGGATGTGGAGGAGAAAGTGTCGGTCGCCGGAGGCAGCGCCAAGCTggacaggagagcctcgatggtccAGAGGAGAGGGTACACCAGCGACGACGATCTAGATGACCTGGACTCCCCCCTCGCGTCCCTGTTCGACAAGAGCGCTCCACCTTCGCCGTCAAACGGCGCCGCGCCTTTCACTGCTCAGCAGAGAGGAGCTTCCATGGAGAACGCGAGGTTCGAGCTCCTGAGAGAGGTGTGGTCGGAGCGGCGCGGCAGTGATCCGGTGAACTTGTGA